In Manis pentadactyla isolate mManPen7 chromosome 3, mManPen7.hap1, whole genome shotgun sequence, a single window of DNA contains:
- the LOC118907200 gene encoding cytochrome b-c1 complex subunit 7, translating into MASRPAVSASGRWLEGIRKWYYNAAGFNKLGLMRDDTIYEDDDVKEAIRRLPENLYNDRMFRIKRALDLSMRQQILPKEQWTKYEEDKFYLEPYLKEVIRERKEREEWEKK; encoded by the exons ATGGCAAGCAGGCCTGCTG TTTCAGCATCAGGCCGGTGGCTAGAGGGTATTCGAAAGTGGTATTACAATGCTGCAGGGTTTAATAAGCTGG GGTTAATGAGAGATGATACAATATATGAGGATGATGATGTGAAAGAAGCCATAAGGCGGCTTCCTGAGAACCTTTACAATGACAGGATGTTCCGCATTAAAAGAGCACTGGACCTTTCCATGAGGCAGCAAATCCTGCCTAAAGAGCAGTGGACAAAATATGAGGAG gataaattctacCTTGAACCTTATTTGAAAGAGGTTATtcgggaaagaaaagagagagaagaatggGAAAAGAAATAA